Proteins found in one Tamandua tetradactyla isolate mTamTet1 chromosome 1, mTamTet1.pri, whole genome shotgun sequence genomic segment:
- the CYP24A1 gene encoding 1,25-dihydroxyvitamin D(3) 24-hydroxylase, mitochondrial isoform X2 codes for MSSSISQRCSLAAFLQHLRSLGQPPRPVTSTACAPRPPRAVPLCPLMAPDETQTAVALPGPTNWPLLGSLLEILWKGGLKKQHDTLAEYHKKYGKIFRMKLGSFDSVHLGSPCLLEALYRTESAYPQRLEIKPWKAYRDYREEGYGLLILEGEDWQRVRRAFQKKLMKPAEIMKLDNKINEVLADFMGRIDELCDERGHIEDLYNELNKWSFESICLVLYGKRFGLLQENAGDEALNFITAIKTMMSTFGRMMVTPVELHKSLNTKTWQAHTLAWDTIFKSVKSAINSRLEKYTEEPSMDFLCDIYHQNQISKKELYAAVTELQLAAVETTANSLMWILYNLSRNPQVQQKLLKEIQRVLPENRMPLAEDLKNMPYLKACLKESMRLTPSVPFTTRTLDKPTVLGEYALPKGIVRKYALVALDDAPVEMLHLGILVPSRELPIAFCQR; via the exons ATGAGCTCCTCCATCAGCCAGCGCTGCTCCCTTGCCGCCTTCCTGCAGCACCTGCGCAGCCTCGGGCAGCCGCCCAGACCTGTTACATCTACGGCGTGCGCACCCCGTCCGCCGCGGGCTGTGCCCCTCTGCCCGCTGATGGCACCTGACGAGACGCAGACCGCGGTCGCCCTGCCCGGCCCTACCAATTGGCCACTACTGGGCAGCCTGCTGGAGATTCTCTGGAAAGGGGGGCTCAAGAAACAGCATGATACGCTG GCGGAGTATCACAAGAAGTACGGCAAGATTTTCCGCATGAAGTTGGGTTCCTTCGACTCGGTGCACCTGGGCTCGCCGTGCCTTCTGGAGGCGCTGTACCGCACCGAGAGCGCATACCCCCAGCGCCTGGAGATCAAGCCCTGGAAGGCCTATCGCGACTATCGCGAGGAGGGCTACGGACTACTGATACT GGAAGGGGAAGACTGGCAGAGGGTCCGGAGAGCCTTTCAAAAGAAACTAATGAAACCGGCAGAAATTATGAAGTTGGACAACAAAATCAATGAG GTCTTGGCTGATTTTATGGGTAGAATAGATGAGCTCTGCGATGAAAGAGGCCACATTGAAGACTTATACAACGAACTGAACAAATGGTCATTTGAAA gTATCTGCTTGGTGTTATATGGGAAGAGATTTGGTCTCCTTCAGGAAAATGCAGGAGATGAAGCTTTGAACTTCATCACAGCCATCAAAACA ATGATGAGCACGTTTGGAAGGATGATGGTCACCCCTGTTGAGCTGCATAAGAGCCTCAACACCAAGACCTGGCAGGCTCATACCCTGGCCTGGGACACCATTTTCAAATCAG TCAAATCAGCTATCAACAGCCGATTAGAGAAATACACCGAGGAGCCTAGCATGGATTTCCTTTGTGACATTTACCACCAGAAtcagatttcaaagaaagaattgtATGCTGCTGTCACAGAGCTCCAGCTGGCTGCAGTGGAAACG ACAGCAAACAGCTTAATGTGGATACTCTACAATTTATCCCGCAATCCCCAAGTGCAACAGAAGCTTCTAAAGGAAATTCAAAGAGTATTGCCTGAGAATAGGATGCCACTGGCAGAGGATTTGAAGAATATGCCATATTTAAAAGCCTGTCTGAAAGAATCAATGAG gcTTACCCCAAGTGTGCCATTTACAACCCGGACTCTTGACAAGCCAACTGTTCTGGGTGAATATGCTTTACCCAAAGGA ATCGTCCGCAAATATGCCCTTGTGGCCCTGGACGACGCACCGGTCGAGATGCTGCACCTGGGCATCCTGGTGCCCAGCCGCGAGCTCCCTATCGCTTTTTGCCAGCGATAA
- the CYP24A1 gene encoding 1,25-dihydroxyvitamin D(3) 24-hydroxylase, mitochondrial isoform X1 has translation MSSSISQRCSLAAFLQHLRSLGQPPRPVTSTACAPRPPRAVPLCPLMAPDETQTAVALPGPTNWPLLGSLLEILWKGGLKKQHDTLAEYHKKYGKIFRMKLGSFDSVHLGSPCLLEALYRTESAYPQRLEIKPWKAYRDYREEGYGLLILEGEDWQRVRRAFQKKLMKPAEIMKLDNKINEVLADFMGRIDELCDERGHIEDLYNELNKWSFESICLVLYGKRFGLLQENAGDEALNFITAIKTMMSTFGRMMVTPVELHKSLNTKTWQAHTLAWDTIFKSVKSAINSRLEKYTEEPSMDFLCDIYHQNQISKKELYAAVTELQLAAVETTANSLMWILYNLSRNPQVQQKLLKEIQRVLPENRMPLAEDLKNMPYLKACLKESMRLTPSVPFTTRTLDKPTVLGEYALPKGTVLMLNTQVLGSSEDNFEDSSQFIPERWLQEKKKINPFAHLPFGLGKRMCIGRRLAELQLHLALCWIVRKYALVALDDAPVEMLHLGILVPSRELPIAFCQR, from the exons ATGAGCTCCTCCATCAGCCAGCGCTGCTCCCTTGCCGCCTTCCTGCAGCACCTGCGCAGCCTCGGGCAGCCGCCCAGACCTGTTACATCTACGGCGTGCGCACCCCGTCCGCCGCGGGCTGTGCCCCTCTGCCCGCTGATGGCACCTGACGAGACGCAGACCGCGGTCGCCCTGCCCGGCCCTACCAATTGGCCACTACTGGGCAGCCTGCTGGAGATTCTCTGGAAAGGGGGGCTCAAGAAACAGCATGATACGCTG GCGGAGTATCACAAGAAGTACGGCAAGATTTTCCGCATGAAGTTGGGTTCCTTCGACTCGGTGCACCTGGGCTCGCCGTGCCTTCTGGAGGCGCTGTACCGCACCGAGAGCGCATACCCCCAGCGCCTGGAGATCAAGCCCTGGAAGGCCTATCGCGACTATCGCGAGGAGGGCTACGGACTACTGATACT GGAAGGGGAAGACTGGCAGAGGGTCCGGAGAGCCTTTCAAAAGAAACTAATGAAACCGGCAGAAATTATGAAGTTGGACAACAAAATCAATGAG GTCTTGGCTGATTTTATGGGTAGAATAGATGAGCTCTGCGATGAAAGAGGCCACATTGAAGACTTATACAACGAACTGAACAAATGGTCATTTGAAA gTATCTGCTTGGTGTTATATGGGAAGAGATTTGGTCTCCTTCAGGAAAATGCAGGAGATGAAGCTTTGAACTTCATCACAGCCATCAAAACA ATGATGAGCACGTTTGGAAGGATGATGGTCACCCCTGTTGAGCTGCATAAGAGCCTCAACACCAAGACCTGGCAGGCTCATACCCTGGCCTGGGACACCATTTTCAAATCAG TCAAATCAGCTATCAACAGCCGATTAGAGAAATACACCGAGGAGCCTAGCATGGATTTCCTTTGTGACATTTACCACCAGAAtcagatttcaaagaaagaattgtATGCTGCTGTCACAGAGCTCCAGCTGGCTGCAGTGGAAACG ACAGCAAACAGCTTAATGTGGATACTCTACAATTTATCCCGCAATCCCCAAGTGCAACAGAAGCTTCTAAAGGAAATTCAAAGAGTATTGCCTGAGAATAGGATGCCACTGGCAGAGGATTTGAAGAATATGCCATATTTAAAAGCCTGTCTGAAAGAATCAATGAG gcTTACCCCAAGTGTGCCATTTACAACCCGGACTCTTGACAAGCCAACTGTTCTGGGTGAATATGCTTTACCCAAAGGA acAGTGTTGATGCTAAATACCCAGGTGTTAGGTTCCAGTGAAGACAATTTCGAAGACTCAAGTCAGTTTATACCTGAACGTTGGctgcaagagaagaaaaagatcaaTCCTTTTGCACATCTTCCATTTGGCTTGGGGAAAAGAATGTGCATCGGCCGCCGATTAGCTGAACTCCAGCTCCACTTGGCTCTTTGCTGG ATCGTCCGCAAATATGCCCTTGTGGCCCTGGACGACGCACCGGTCGAGATGCTGCACCTGGGCATCCTGGTGCCCAGCCGCGAGCTCCCTATCGCTTTTTGCCAGCGATAA